In a genomic window of Myxococcales bacterium:
- a CDS encoding cytochrome P450 gives MTAVTLRVEPGLPLVGKLFEFRRDRLGFQMRMADAGITRTRVANRTVYIITDADLAHEVLVEHEDAFIKGPGLAVVAKPLLGDGLLTAEKDFHRRSRKLLAPAFTPRRMAGYAAVMAERAAAHAAEVRPGAMLDIAERMMTTTLDIVGRTLFDADLAGDARAVGDALTDAMEYILKAVLSAIPIGWPTPGRRRGLAAVARLDDVVLRVIADRRAAGGDRGDVLSILLQAKDDDGTGLSDQHLRDEIMTLMLAGHETTANLLAWVWYVLATQPAARARLDAELDGVLAGRAPTYDDLPRLPVAMAILEETLRLYPPAHTIARQADRDVEIGGVAIAAGSIVTISVVAMQRRAAYFDDPLTFQLDRFLGGDRKTRRPGYLPFGAGPRVCIGNHFALVEAQLILATWAQRFQFRLAQPAPIEMEPLMTLRPKGGVWVEPRGR, from the coding sequence ATGACCGCCGTCACCCTGCGCGTCGAGCCGGGCCTGCCCCTGGTCGGCAAGCTCTTCGAGTTCCGTCGCGATCGGCTCGGGTTCCAGATGCGGATGGCCGACGCCGGGATCACCCGGACCCGCGTCGCCAACCGCACCGTCTACATCATCACCGACGCCGACCTCGCCCACGAGGTGCTGGTCGAGCACGAGGACGCGTTCATCAAGGGCCCGGGCCTGGCGGTCGTGGCCAAGCCGCTGCTCGGCGACGGCCTCTTGACCGCGGAGAAGGACTTCCACCGGCGCTCGCGCAAGCTGCTGGCGCCGGCGTTCACGCCCCGGCGCATGGCCGGCTACGCCGCGGTCATGGCCGAGCGCGCCGCCGCGCACGCGGCCGAGGTGCGCCCGGGCGCGATGCTCGACATCGCCGAGCGCATGATGACGACGACGCTCGACATCGTCGGGCGCACGCTGTTCGACGCCGACCTGGCCGGCGACGCGCGCGCGGTCGGCGACGCGCTGACCGACGCCATGGAGTACATCCTCAAGGCGGTGCTGTCGGCGATCCCGATCGGCTGGCCGACCCCGGGTCGGCGCCGCGGCCTGGCCGCCGTGGCGCGCCTCGACGACGTCGTCCTGCGCGTGATCGCCGACCGGCGTGCGGCCGGCGGCGACCGCGGCGACGTGCTGTCGATCTTGCTGCAGGCCAAGGACGACGACGGCACCGGCCTGAGCGACCAGCACCTGCGCGACGAGATCATGACGCTGATGCTGGCCGGCCACGAGACCACCGCGAACCTGCTGGCGTGGGTCTGGTACGTGCTCGCGACCCAGCCGGCGGCGCGGGCGCGCCTCGACGCCGAGCTCGACGGCGTGCTGGCCGGGCGGGCGCCGACCTACGACGACCTGCCGCGGCTGCCGGTCGCGATGGCGATCCTCGAGGAGACGCTGCGCCTGTACCCGCCGGCGCACACGATCGCGCGCCAGGCCGACCGCGACGTCGAGATCGGGGGCGTGGCGATCGCCGCCGGCTCGATCGTCACGATCTCGGTCGTCGCGATGCAGCGCCGCGCCGCGTACTTCGACGATCCGTTGACCTTCCAGCTCGACCGCTTCCTCGGCGGCGACCGCAAGACCCGCCGGCCCGGCTACCTGCCCTTCGGCGCCGGCCCGCGGGTCTGCATCGGCAACCACTTCGCGCTGGTCGAGGCCCAGCTGATCCTCGCGACCTGGGCCCAGCGCTTCCAGTTCCGCCTGGCGCAGCCGGCGCCGATCGAGATGGAGCCGCTGATGACGCTGCGGCCCAAGGGCGGCGTCTGGGTCGAGCCGCGCGGGCGGTAG
- a CDS encoding threonylcarbamoyl-AMP synthase, which yields MRLGADIAHAARVLADGGLVAFPTETVYGLGADATSPAAVARIYAAKGRPTTHPVIVHLASADELGAWTDDVSDAARALAARFWPGPLTLIARRGPRVIDAVTGGAATVGLRVPSHPMALALLRAFGGGIAAPSANRFGSVSATTATHVVTDLGAAVDYILDGGACAIGVESTIVDVSGPHPALLRPGGVPRAAIEAFLGRPLALPSATPAPGTLASHYAPSARLVPVAPGDLGAACALAPGPVGALAPASVIAAAALPSSINVVELPDEPEAMAARLYAALRELDALGVATIVASVPDAVGLGEAIADRLRRAGGPRSPGGDYDD from the coding sequence ATGCGCCTCGGTGCTGACATCGCCCACGCCGCGCGCGTCCTCGCTGACGGCGGCCTGGTCGCGTTCCCGACCGAGACCGTCTACGGCCTCGGCGCCGACGCCACCAGCCCGGCCGCGGTCGCGCGCATCTACGCCGCCAAGGGCCGCCCGACCACCCACCCGGTGATCGTGCACCTGGCCTCGGCCGACGAGCTGGGCGCGTGGACCGACGACGTGTCCGACGCCGCGCGCGCGCTCGCGGCCCGGTTCTGGCCGGGCCCGCTGACGCTGATCGCCCGGCGCGGGCCGCGGGTCATCGACGCGGTCACCGGCGGCGCCGCCACGGTCGGCCTGCGCGTGCCGTCGCACCCGATGGCCCTGGCGCTCCTGCGCGCGTTCGGCGGCGGCATCGCCGCGCCCAGCGCCAACCGGTTCGGCTCGGTCAGCGCCACGACCGCGACCCACGTCGTCACCGATCTCGGCGCCGCGGTCGACTACATCCTCGACGGCGGCGCCTGCGCGATCGGCGTCGAGTCGACGATCGTCGACGTGTCCGGCCCGCACCCGGCGCTGCTGCGCCCCGGCGGCGTCCCGCGCGCGGCGATCGAGGCGTTCCTCGGGCGGCCGCTGGCGCTGCCGTCGGCGACGCCGGCCCCGGGCACGCTGGCCTCGCACTACGCCCCGAGCGCGCGGCTGGTGCCGGTGGCGCCGGGCGATCTCGGCGCCGCGTGCGCGCTCGCGCCCGGCCCGGTCGGCGCGCTGGCGCCGGCGTCGGTGATCGCCGCCGCGGCGCTGCCGTCGTCGATCAACGTGGTCGAGCTGCCCGACGAGCCCGAGGCCATGGCCGCGCGGCTGTACGCGGCGCTGCGCGAGCTCGACGCCCTCGGCGTCGCGACGATCGTCGCGTCGGTGCCCGACGCGGTCGGCCTCGGCGAGGCGATCGCCGATCGCCTGCGCCGCGCCGGCGGACCACGCAGCCCGGGAGGCGACTACGATGACTGA
- the purE gene encoding 5-(carboxyamino)imidazole ribonucleotide mutase, which produces MTEQAAPVVGIIMGSKSDWATMRLASETLTELGVAHECKIVSAHRTPDLLFDYAEAAEDRGLQVIIAGAGGAAHLPGMCAAKTALPVLGVPVQSKALSGLDSLLSIVQMPKGIPVGTLAIGEAGAVNAALLAAAIVARGDAGVRARVAAYRAAQTQRVLEDPL; this is translated from the coding sequence ATGACTGAGCAGGCGGCGCCGGTGGTCGGCATCATCATGGGCAGCAAGAGCGACTGGGCGACGATGCGCCTGGCCAGCGAGACCCTGACCGAGCTGGGCGTGGCCCACGAGTGCAAGATCGTGTCCGCGCACCGGACGCCCGACCTGCTGTTCGACTACGCCGAGGCCGCCGAGGACCGCGGCCTGCAGGTGATCATCGCCGGCGCCGGCGGCGCCGCCCACCTGCCCGGCATGTGCGCGGCCAAGACCGCGCTGCCGGTGCTGGGCGTGCCGGTCCAGTCGAAGGCGCTGTCGGGGCTCGACTCGCTCCTGTCGATCGTGCAGATGCCCAAGGGCATCCCGGTCGGCACGCTCGCGATCGGCGAGGCCGGCGCGGTCAACGCCGCGCTCCTGGCCGCCGCGATCGTCGCGCGCGGCGACGCCGGCGTGCGGGCGCGGGTCGCCGCGTACCGCGCGGCCCAGACCCAGCGGGTGCTCGAGGATCCGCTGTGA
- a CDS encoding 5-(carboxyamino)imidazole ribonucleotide synthase yields the protein MLPGATIGVLGGGQLGRMMAIAARRMGYRICVLDRDPRCPTGQFADDVVIGTLDDLDSARCVAERSAVVTLDTEHVPAEVLRAIAEVAPVRPGPAVLATIQDRAVQKAFLDRLGLAQARWSTFTDDASLEAAVARVGAPAIIKARRAGYDGKGQARFEAAADAVAAWHRIGKPAATVEELVRFAREISVVLARSTTGEIAIYPIAENVHRRHVLHTTRAPAIMAPGQQAAAERIATTIATALDHVGVMAVELFELPDGALYVNEIAPRTHNSGHYTYGSCATSQFEQHIRAVCGLPLGSPRQLTGAVMVNLIGDLWANGEPHWQHVLARPEARLHLYGKLHPARGRKMGHVLILDDDPDRALAGVDELLAQVAS from the coding sequence CTGCTCCCGGGCGCGACGATCGGCGTCCTCGGCGGCGGCCAGCTCGGCCGGATGATGGCGATCGCGGCCCGGCGCATGGGCTACCGGATCTGCGTGCTCGATCGCGACCCGCGGTGCCCGACCGGCCAGTTCGCCGACGACGTCGTGATCGGGACGCTCGACGATCTCGACAGCGCCCGGTGCGTCGCCGAGCGCTCGGCGGTGGTCACGCTCGACACCGAGCACGTCCCGGCCGAGGTGCTGCGCGCGATCGCCGAGGTCGCGCCGGTGCGGCCGGGGCCCGCGGTGCTGGCGACGATCCAGGATCGCGCGGTCCAGAAGGCGTTCCTCGACCGCCTCGGCCTGGCCCAGGCGCGGTGGTCGACGTTCACCGACGACGCCTCGCTCGAGGCCGCGGTCGCCCGCGTCGGCGCCCCGGCGATCATCAAGGCCCGCCGGGCCGGCTACGACGGCAAGGGCCAGGCCCGGTTCGAGGCCGCGGCCGACGCGGTCGCCGCGTGGCACCGGATCGGCAAGCCGGCGGCGACGGTCGAGGAGCTCGTGCGCTTCGCCCGCGAGATCTCGGTGGTGCTGGCGCGCTCGACCACCGGCGAGATCGCGATCTACCCGATCGCCGAGAACGTCCACCGCCGCCACGTGCTGCACACGACCCGCGCGCCGGCGATCATGGCGCCGGGGCAGCAGGCCGCGGCCGAGCGGATCGCCACGACGATCGCCACCGCGCTCGACCACGTCGGCGTGATGGCGGTCGAGCTGTTCGAGCTGCCCGACGGCGCGCTCTACGTCAACGAGATCGCGCCGCGCACCCACAACAGCGGTCACTACACGTACGGATCGTGCGCGACCTCGCAGTTCGAGCAGCACATCCGGGCGGTGTGCGGGCTGCCGCTGGGCTCGCCGCGCCAGCTCACCGGCGCGGTGATGGTCAACCTGATCGGCGATCTGTGGGCCAACGGCGAGCCGCACTGGCAGCACGTGCTGGCCCGACCAGAGGCCCGGCTCCACCTGTACGGCAAGCTGCACCCGGCCCGGGGGCGCAAGATGGGTCACGTGCTCATCCTCGACGACGACCCCGACCGCGCGCTGGCCGGCGTCGACGAGCTCTTGGCCCAGGTCGCGTCGTAG
- a CDS encoding serine/threonine protein kinase → MIGQMIGRYRVVRPLGEGGMARVFVAEDTNVGRQVAIKVLLPEYSNAPRVVERFMNEAKAMGRIRHPGVVDVFEVMVAPTGELCIIMELVVGETLREALWKHGPLPAPAALAVMEQLADTVAAAHAERIIHRDLKPENVILVVDPLEPQRPRVRVLDFGIAKVEDGSVKTATGTQMGTATYMAPEQFRNAKLVDHRADIYALGCVFFELATGTPPLTGRNLFEQMQAHLTQPPPLDRLPPTLPPYVRTMIGQMLEKERDRRTSSLGEVVATLRGGGGPAPVAATALTTGPAAAPGGSRGVVIALVAIVLVAAAVAAAIALS, encoded by the coding sequence GTGATCGGCCAGATGATCGGGCGCTACCGGGTGGTCCGTCCGCTCGGCGAGGGCGGCATGGCGCGCGTGTTCGTGGCCGAGGACACCAACGTCGGCCGCCAGGTCGCGATCAAGGTGCTCCTGCCCGAGTACAGCAACGCGCCGCGGGTGGTCGAGCGCTTCATGAACGAGGCCAAGGCCATGGGGCGCATCCGCCACCCAGGCGTGGTCGACGTGTTCGAGGTCATGGTCGCGCCGACCGGCGAGCTGTGCATCATCATGGAGCTGGTCGTCGGCGAGACCCTGCGCGAGGCGCTGTGGAAGCACGGCCCCCTGCCCGCGCCGGCCGCGCTCGCGGTGATGGAGCAGCTGGCCGACACCGTCGCCGCCGCGCACGCCGAGCGGATCATCCACCGCGATCTCAAGCCCGAGAACGTGATCCTCGTGGTCGACCCGCTCGAGCCGCAGCGCCCGCGGGTCCGGGTCCTCGACTTCGGCATCGCCAAGGTCGAGGACGGCTCGGTCAAGACCGCGACCGGCACCCAGATGGGCACGGCCACGTACATGGCGCCCGAGCAGTTCCGCAACGCCAAGCTGGTCGATCACCGCGCCGACATCTACGCGCTCGGGTGCGTGTTCTTCGAGCTGGCCACCGGCACGCCGCCGCTGACCGGCCGCAACCTGTTCGAGCAGATGCAGGCGCACCTGACCCAGCCGCCGCCGCTCGACCGCCTGCCGCCGACGCTGCCGCCGTACGTGCGCACGATGATCGGCCAGATGCTCGAGAAGGAGCGCGATCGGCGCACGTCGTCGCTGGGCGAGGTGGTCGCGACCCTGCGCGGCGGCGGCGGCCCGGCCCCGGTCGCGGCGACCGCGCTGACCACGGGCCCCGCGGCCGCGCCCGGCGGCAGCCGCGGCGTCGTGATCGCGCTGGTCGCGATCGTGCTCGTCGCCGCCGCGGTCGCCGCCGCGATCGCGCTGTCCTGA
- a CDS encoding DUF481 domain-containing protein: MLRRPALVVAGLLLAAVPAHAQIVNVQGSLTAEPEPGWSGQASGGIDWQTGNTHVVRVSGAGSAIYAHRCWLGLALARGEYAEGEGVKLGEKTFEHVRVRRILTRRVLWEAYGQHEYDAFRRLSVRAVVGTGPALRVVVRAHGSVTTGLAYMLEYERLSELADVGDSGAAAVRHRASAYLTGSLAFDDDVVGTQTVYVQPRLDAPRDVLLLSETSLTSHLTSRLSLVNAFVLSYDASPPERIADLSTSLKVSVAVTF; the protein is encoded by the coding sequence ATGCTGAGACGACCCGCCTTGGTGGTCGCCGGCCTGCTGCTCGCGGCGGTCCCGGCCCACGCCCAGATCGTCAACGTCCAGGGATCGCTGACCGCCGAGCCCGAGCCCGGCTGGTCGGGGCAGGCGTCGGGCGGGATCGACTGGCAGACCGGCAACACCCACGTCGTCCGCGTCTCCGGCGCCGGGAGCGCGATCTACGCGCACCGGTGCTGGCTGGGCCTGGCGCTCGCGCGGGGCGAGTACGCCGAGGGCGAGGGCGTGAAGCTCGGCGAGAAGACCTTCGAGCACGTCCGCGTGCGCCGGATCCTCACCAGGCGGGTGCTGTGGGAGGCGTACGGTCAGCACGAGTACGACGCGTTCCGGCGGCTGTCGGTGCGGGCGGTGGTCGGGACCGGCCCGGCGCTGCGCGTGGTCGTGCGCGCGCACGGCTCCGTCACCACCGGCCTGGCCTACATGCTCGAGTACGAGCGCCTGTCCGAGCTCGCGGACGTCGGTGACAGCGGGGCCGCCGCGGTCCGCCATCGGGCCTCGGCGTACCTGACCGGGTCGCTGGCGTTCGACGACGACGTGGTCGGGACCCAGACCGTCTACGTCCAGCCGCGGCTCGATGCGCCGCGCGACGTGTTGCTGTTGTCCGAGACCTCGCTGACCAGCCACCTGACCTCGCGGCTGTCCCTGGTCAACGCGTTCGTCCTGTCCTACGACGCCTCGCCGCCCGAGCGCATCGCCGATCTGTCGACCTCGCTCAAGGTCAGCGTCGCCGTGACGTTCTGA
- a CDS encoding aldehyde ferredoxin oxidoreductase family protein: MTAPAPIAPAPRYGSLGRVLHVDLSTERHWVEEVDEAVYRQFLGGYGLGAWLMWKHFPAGADPLAPEACFAICSGLLTGTGTPFSGRIQIVGKSPLTGTWADSNSGGSVASHLRHAGFDALVVRGKAARPTLLVIKDDEVSFAPADELWGQQIPPVFDELKRRFGGKRDVGVSAIGPAGERQARIASVMNDRYHAFGRQGFGAIYGSKHLKAIVVGGSGEVPIAQPREWKAVAKRITDEYKSSIGLFMRFFVWMGKPKRWLAWLYRMFPRRGMKIQAPVAAMRQLWTDRGTTGAVSLSVENGDAPVKNWKGVGSRDFPLGKQGYKLDGKEVDKYVTKKLSCGDCPMPCKGIVRVKDKQLEDVRRPDYETICGFGANLLNDDLELVTACHDACNRYGMDAVSSSATLGWVCEAVERGLLTKDDLDGIDLRWGDGAAALALTIKMGEGAGCGAWLADGVQRAAAHLGKGSEQFAVHVHGSEPAYHDPRFTSLMGVTYIADPTPGRHTAGSASWNETFGVGFSLPAAAPKAEVEVKWKSDQGKGQAQAHFSNAHQAMNGLGLCMFTMLTGRLPWLELVNTVTGWGIDEPELLRAGERIQNLRAAFNWREGLAPGDFTAHPRMLGEGDGNLTAGPLKGVRVALPVLRDDYYRHMHWSPTTGRVTRARAEELGIAELLGEYVA; encoded by the coding sequence GTGACCGCCCCCGCACCGATCGCCCCCGCGCCGCGCTACGGCTCCCTCGGCCGCGTCCTGCACGTCGATCTCTCGACCGAGCGCCACTGGGTCGAGGAGGTCGACGAGGCCGTCTACCGCCAGTTCCTCGGCGGCTACGGGCTCGGCGCCTGGCTGATGTGGAAGCACTTCCCGGCCGGCGCCGACCCGCTCGCGCCCGAGGCCTGCTTCGCGATCTGCTCGGGCCTGCTGACCGGCACCGGCACGCCGTTCTCGGGCCGCATCCAGATCGTCGGCAAGTCGCCGCTGACCGGGACCTGGGCCGACTCCAACTCCGGCGGCTCGGTCGCGTCGCACCTGCGCCACGCCGGCTTCGACGCGCTGGTCGTCCGCGGCAAGGCCGCGCGGCCCACGCTCTTGGTGATCAAGGACGACGAGGTCAGCTTCGCGCCGGCCGACGAGCTGTGGGGCCAGCAGATCCCGCCGGTGTTCGACGAGCTCAAGCGCCGGTTCGGCGGCAAGCGCGACGTCGGCGTCAGCGCGATCGGCCCGGCCGGCGAGCGCCAGGCCCGGATCGCGTCGGTGATGAACGACCGCTACCACGCGTTCGGCCGCCAGGGCTTCGGCGCGATCTACGGGTCGAAGCACCTCAAGGCGATCGTCGTCGGCGGCTCCGGCGAGGTGCCGATCGCGCAGCCCAGGGAGTGGAAGGCGGTCGCGAAGCGCATCACCGACGAGTACAAGAGCTCGATCGGCCTGTTCATGCGGTTCTTCGTGTGGATGGGCAAGCCCAAGCGCTGGCTGGCGTGGCTCTACCGGATGTTCCCGCGCCGCGGCATGAAGATCCAGGCGCCGGTCGCGGCCATGCGGCAGCTCTGGACCGATCGCGGCACCACCGGCGCCGTGAGCCTGTCGGTCGAGAACGGCGACGCGCCGGTCAAGAACTGGAAGGGCGTCGGCAGCCGCGACTTCCCGCTCGGCAAGCAGGGCTACAAGCTCGACGGCAAGGAGGTCGACAAGTACGTCACCAAGAAGCTGTCGTGCGGCGACTGCCCGATGCCGTGCAAGGGCATCGTCCGGGTCAAGGACAAGCAGCTCGAGGACGTGCGCCGGCCCGACTACGAGACCATCTGCGGCTTCGGCGCCAACCTGCTCAACGACGATCTCGAGCTGGTGACCGCGTGCCACGACGCCTGCAACCGCTACGGCATGGACGCGGTCAGCTCGTCCGCGACCCTGGGCTGGGTGTGCGAGGCGGTCGAGCGCGGCCTCTTGACCAAGGACGACCTCGACGGCATCGATCTGCGCTGGGGCGACGGCGCCGCGGCGCTGGCGCTGACGATCAAGATGGGCGAGGGCGCCGGCTGCGGCGCCTGGCTCGCCGACGGCGTCCAGCGCGCGGCCGCGCACCTCGGCAAGGGCTCGGAGCAGTTCGCCGTGCACGTCCACGGCTCCGAGCCCGCGTACCACGACCCGCGCTTCACCTCGCTGATGGGCGTGACCTACATCGCCGATCCGACCCCGGGCCGGCACACCGCCGGCTCGGCGTCGTGGAACGAGACGTTCGGCGTCGGCTTCTCGCTGCCGGCGGCGGCGCCCAAGGCCGAGGTCGAGGTGAAGTGGAAGAGCGATCAGGGCAAGGGCCAGGCCCAGGCCCACTTCTCGAACGCCCACCAGGCGATGAACGGCCTGGGCCTGTGCATGTTCACGATGCTGACCGGGCGCCTGCCGTGGCTCGAGCTGGTCAACACCGTCACCGGCTGGGGCATCGACGAGCCCGAGCTGCTCCGCGCCGGCGAGCGCATCCAGAACCTGCGCGCGGCGTTCAACTGGCGCGAGGGCCTCGCCCCCGGCGACTTCACCGCGCACCCGCGCATGCTCGGCGAGGGCGACGGCAACCTGACGGCCGGGCCCCTCAAGGGCGTGCGGGTCGCGCTGCCGGTCCTGCGCGACGACTACTACCGGCACATGCACTGGAGCCCGACCACCGGCCGCGTGACCCGGGCCCGCGCCGAGGAGCTGGGCATCGCCGAGCTGCTCGGCGAGTACGTCGCCTGA
- a CDS encoding response regulator transcription factor: MNAEPSQATSGATGKPKLLIVEDDPALGRSLQRGTRAYFDVVMTASLDAAFEVIDSKVELAAAVVDINLPDGTGFDVVESLRQRDRNLPVLILTGSNDPATINRAHALRVEFVCKPFFSENLAQFVQRTLSGSQYGDREKLAVVVNEVSTENKLSLRESQILAFASEGIPRSRLSDVMGISENTVKSQVRSLLEKLEKQALADVVWWVRNRAGL; the protein is encoded by the coding sequence ATGAACGCCGAGCCTTCGCAGGCGACTTCGGGCGCGACGGGGAAGCCCAAGCTGCTGATCGTCGAAGACGATCCGGCGCTCGGTCGATCGCTGCAGCGTGGCACCCGCGCCTACTTCGATGTGGTCATGACGGCGTCGCTCGACGCGGCGTTCGAGGTGATCGACAGCAAGGTCGAGCTCGCCGCGGCGGTCGTCGACATCAACCTCCCGGACGGCACCGGCTTCGACGTGGTCGAGTCGCTGCGTCAGCGCGATCGCAACCTGCCGGTGCTGATCCTCACCGGCTCGAACGATCCGGCGACGATCAACCGCGCCCACGCGCTGCGGGTCGAGTTCGTCTGCAAGCCGTTCTTCTCGGAGAACCTGGCGCAGTTCGTCCAGCGCACGCTGTCGGGCAGCCAGTACGGCGATCGCGAGAAGCTCGCGGTCGTCGTCAACGAGGTCTCGACCGAGAACAAGCTGTCCTTGCGCGAGAGCCAGATCCTGGCGTTCGCCAGCGAGGGCATCCCGCGCAGCCGCCTGTCCGACGTGATGGGCATCAGCGAGAACACGGTCAAGAGCCAGGTCCGGTCGCTGCTCGAGAAGCTCGAGAAGCAGGCCCTGGCCGACGTGGTGTGGTGGGTGCGGAACCGCGCCGGCCTGTAG
- a CDS encoding MCE family protein — MSTLARATTIVVLGSLALGAGYGIYRAARPKTYGQRFHTYAYFRDANGLPVGSRVMIAGIVVGEIDALAIENGQARVSLRLRDDVVLWDDAWAEKKAASPLADNYVEISPGGPEPDETAAGHRQLRSGEPIARVLETATTDRALRGLEQAIPRAADRAEVANEATDRARQFVAGPLSERMTRLDRQLRAGELAEPLEAAAARTDAFDRSLARAQARVHGLVPTAGARLDGLVADTAAARDRLRAARGDVADGMAEVRRGLDEVDGYAANAGALLAELAEPDRDRQGRLARLIDDPTAADDLADTTASLADAARDLDRLQALVGLRAEWNLVAAAPRFVVSAEIGTRRDTFYLIEVEQGPWGDVAAPTLTENPDGTFTRRTTIADGARFTAQWGRRLGPLAFRAGIRESRFGVGVDAVLGEGRLRLSLDTMASSFTRLPRVRLLAALQVFRSMYVLGGVDDALVGGTDLPIGPGPAAPHTLSTLHFGRDFVLGAELRFDDRDVSALLRLYGALIATILS, encoded by the coding sequence ATGAGCACGCTGGCCCGCGCCACCACGATCGTCGTGCTGGGCAGCCTCGCGCTCGGCGCCGGCTACGGGATCTACCGCGCGGCGCGCCCCAAGACCTACGGCCAGCGCTTCCACACCTACGCCTACTTCCGCGACGCCAACGGCCTGCCGGTCGGCTCGCGCGTGATGATCGCCGGCATCGTCGTCGGCGAGATCGACGCGCTCGCGATCGAGAACGGCCAGGCCCGGGTCAGCCTGCGCCTGCGCGACGACGTGGTCCTGTGGGACGACGCCTGGGCCGAGAAGAAGGCGGCGTCGCCGCTGGCCGACAACTACGTCGAGATCTCGCCCGGCGGCCCCGAGCCCGACGAGACCGCCGCCGGCCACCGGCAGCTGCGCTCGGGCGAGCCGATCGCGCGCGTGCTCGAGACCGCGACGACCGATCGCGCGCTGCGCGGCCTCGAGCAGGCGATCCCGCGCGCGGCCGATCGGGCCGAGGTCGCGAACGAGGCCACCGATCGCGCTCGCCAGTTCGTGGCGGGGCCGCTGTCGGAGCGCATGACCCGCCTCGATCGCCAGCTCCGGGCGGGCGAGCTGGCCGAGCCGCTCGAGGCCGCGGCCGCGCGGACCGACGCGTTCGATCGATCGCTGGCGCGGGCCCAGGCCCGGGTCCACGGCCTGGTGCCGACGGCCGGCGCCCGGCTCGACGGCCTCGTCGCCGACACCGCCGCCGCGCGCGATCGCCTCCGCGCCGCGCGCGGCGACGTCGCCGATGGGATGGCCGAGGTCCGGCGCGGGCTCGACGAGGTCGACGGCTACGCGGCCAACGCCGGCGCGCTCCTCGCCGAGCTGGCCGAGCCCGACCGCGATCGGCAGGGGCGGCTGGCGCGGCTGATCGACGACCCGACCGCGGCCGACGATCTGGCCGACACCACCGCGTCGCTCGCTGACGCGGCCCGCGATCTCGATCGGCTGCAGGCGCTGGTCGGCCTGCGCGCCGAGTGGAACCTGGTCGCCGCCGCGCCCCGCTTCGTCGTGTCGGCCGAGATCGGCACCCGGCGCGACACGTTCTATCTGATCGAGGTCGAGCAGGGGCCCTGGGGCGACGTGGCGGCGCCGACCTTGACCGAGAACCCCGACGGCACCTTCACGCGCCGCACCACGATCGCCGACGGCGCGCGGTTCACCGCCCAGTGGGGACGACGGCTCGGGCCGCTGGCGTTCCGCGCCGGCATCCGCGAGTCGAGGTTCGGCGTCGGCGTCGACGCCGTGCTCGGCGAGGGCCGGCTGCGGCTGTCCCTCGACACGATGGCGTCGAGCTTCACGCGGCTGCCGCGCGTCCGGCTGCTGGCGGCCTTGCAGGTGTTCCGCTCGATGTACGTGCTCGGCGGCGTCGACGACGCGCTCGTCGGCGGGACCGATCTGCCGATCGGCCCGGGCCCGGCCGCGCCGCACACGCTGTCGACGCTCCACTTCGGACGCGACTTCGTGCTCGGCGCCGAGCTGCGCTTCGACGATCGCGACGTGTCGGCGCTGCTGCGCCTGTACGGTGCGCTGATCGCGACGATCCTGTCGTGA